A DNA window from Luteolibacter luteus contains the following coding sequences:
- a CDS encoding MOSC domain-containing protein has protein sequence MIVVALHTGAAADRPVEGSGEWWDKEWRTGFYKQPQEGPRWLGYQGFRGDEVADTRFHGGVDKAVCVYPAEHYPYWNGIDEMAGAGAGGFGENLTTEGLLEDEICIGDVYQLGEAVVQVSQPRQPCWKLGRRWRIKDLAVQVERTGRSGFYFRVLTHGHVKPGDRFELVSRPQPSWTISRCNALMHHDRGGVEAAKALASCPELSGSWKDGLWARAQSRERDAAARRDQPA, from the coding sequence ATGATTGTCGTGGCTCTTCATACCGGGGCTGCTGCCGACCGGCCTGTCGAAGGCAGCGGAGAGTGGTGGGACAAGGAATGGCGCACGGGCTTCTACAAGCAGCCCCAGGAGGGGCCGCGCTGGCTGGGCTACCAAGGTTTCCGGGGTGACGAGGTGGCAGACACCCGATTCCACGGTGGTGTGGACAAGGCTGTCTGCGTTTATCCCGCGGAGCACTATCCCTATTGGAATGGCATCGATGAGATGGCTGGGGCCGGTGCCGGCGGTTTCGGGGAAAACCTGACGACCGAAGGTTTGTTGGAAGACGAGATCTGCATCGGCGATGTTTATCAACTCGGAGAAGCGGTCGTGCAGGTCTCGCAGCCGCGGCAGCCTTGTTGGAAGCTGGGACGACGCTGGAGAATCAAGGATCTGGCAGTACAGGTGGAGAGGACCGGGCGCTCGGGATTCTACTTCCGTGTCCTTACCCACGGCCATGTGAAGCCGGGTGATCGGTTCGAGTTGGTCAGCCGTCCCCAGCCCTCATGGACCATCAGCCGTTGCAATGCCCTGATGCATCATGACAGGGGAGGTGTGGAGGCGGCCAAGGCTCTGGCCTCGTGCCCGGAACTTTCCGGAAGCTGGAAGGACGGACTTTGGGCCCGAGCCCAGTCCCGCGAGCGGGACGCCGCTGCGCGCCGGGATCAGCCCGCTTGA
- a CDS encoding helix-turn-helix transcriptional regulator yields the protein MIRLVGDVAVSRGGANEKRRVLMDGLVKLVDAQRWFWCMSSREKKKSGDRPLYTAIAHGGFEDGTFAKLMKAADHPDSWEIFSSISSEVRRKNVQVTATRQQMDTGNRFLRDDIRQLWRDAGVGDLMVSISPMASGDFSAVGIYREDESSEFDGREAKIAHIVLAEVPWLHETGWSEGDQLGVLPKLSPRRRAVLNLVLEGHPRKEMASMLGISTHTLDGYVKDIFRHFSVHSQAELIARFRLGSPENTPGIGD from the coding sequence ATGATCCGCCTGGTCGGCGATGTTGCTGTTTCCCGTGGCGGCGCCAATGAGAAGCGCCGGGTCCTGATGGATGGGTTGGTGAAACTGGTAGATGCCCAGCGGTGGTTCTGGTGCATGTCTTCCCGGGAGAAAAAGAAGTCCGGAGACCGCCCCCTGTATACCGCGATCGCCCATGGAGGCTTCGAGGACGGGACCTTCGCCAAGCTCATGAAGGCGGCGGATCATCCGGACAGCTGGGAGATCTTTTCCTCCATCAGCTCCGAGGTCCGCCGGAAAAATGTCCAGGTCACGGCTACCCGGCAGCAAATGGATACGGGGAACCGCTTCCTGCGGGACGATATCCGCCAGCTTTGGCGGGACGCGGGGGTGGGGGACCTGATGGTCTCGATCAGCCCGATGGCCAGCGGGGATTTCAGTGCGGTGGGGATCTATCGTGAGGATGAGTCGTCGGAGTTCGATGGACGTGAGGCGAAGATCGCACACATCGTGCTCGCGGAGGTTCCTTGGCTCCACGAAACCGGCTGGTCTGAGGGTGACCAACTCGGAGTGCTGCCAAAGCTTTCCCCCCGGAGACGTGCGGTTTTGAACTTGGTTCTGGAAGGTCACCCTCGGAAGGAGATGGCCTCCATGCTGGGAATCTCCACTCACACCCTCGACGGATACGTGAAGGATATCTTCCGCCACTTCAGCGTGCATTCCCAAGCCGAGCTGATTGCCCGCTTCCGTTTGGGATCACCCGAAAATACCCCCGGAATCGGGGACTAG
- a CDS encoding UDP-glucose dehydrogenase family protein, whose translation MKISIIGTGYVGLTSGTCFAEVGHEVICVDNNPEKVKTLLAGQIPIYEPGLEELVKQNVAAGRLKFTTSTEEGVKNSDVIFIAVPTPPQPDGSVDLSFIEKVAREIAQCLTPELGYRVIVDKSTVPVKTGDKVEQTVRRYAPAGVEFGVVSNPEFLREGCAVDDLLNPDRVVIGSNDDRALTYMQKIYEPFVAPVLVTDINSAELIKHAANSFLALKISYINAVANICEASGADVEKVAEGIGMDKRIGRAFLNAGLGYGGSCFPKDIKAFIHISEALGQPFGLLKEVESINAHQLDRFLNKIREKLWVFREKKIALWGLAFKQNTDDVRESVAIKLAQKMLKEGAILAATDPEAIETAKKFGELDGDITYHTDLYETLDGADALVIATEWPAFAKIDLTEIKKRMRTPLVFDGRNLLDPKDASAAQLEYYSIGR comes from the coding sequence ATGAAGATTAGCATTATCGGGACCGGTTACGTCGGTCTAACCTCCGGCACTTGCTTTGCCGAAGTCGGTCACGAAGTCATCTGCGTCGATAACAACCCCGAGAAGGTCAAGACCTTGCTCGCGGGGCAGATCCCGATCTACGAACCCGGCCTCGAGGAGCTCGTGAAACAGAATGTGGCCGCCGGCCGCTTGAAGTTCACCACCTCCACCGAGGAAGGCGTGAAGAACAGCGATGTCATCTTCATCGCCGTCCCCACCCCGCCCCAGCCGGACGGTTCCGTGGATCTTTCCTTCATTGAGAAAGTAGCTCGTGAGATCGCCCAATGCCTGACTCCGGAACTCGGCTACCGTGTGATCGTGGATAAGTCGACGGTGCCGGTGAAGACCGGTGACAAGGTCGAGCAGACCGTCCGCCGCTATGCCCCTGCCGGTGTCGAATTCGGCGTGGTCTCCAATCCCGAGTTCCTGCGCGAGGGCTGCGCCGTGGATGACCTGCTGAACCCGGACCGGGTCGTGATCGGCTCGAACGACGATCGCGCGCTGACCTACATGCAGAAGATTTACGAGCCCTTCGTGGCTCCGGTGCTGGTCACCGACATCAACTCCGCCGAGTTGATCAAGCACGCCGCAAACTCCTTCCTGGCGCTGAAGATTTCCTACATCAATGCCGTGGCAAACATCTGCGAGGCCTCCGGTGCCGACGTGGAAAAGGTTGCCGAAGGCATCGGCATGGACAAGCGCATCGGCCGCGCTTTCCTGAATGCTGGCCTCGGCTACGGCGGCTCCTGCTTCCCGAAGGACATCAAGGCCTTCATCCACATCTCCGAAGCCCTCGGCCAGCCCTTCGGCCTGCTGAAGGAAGTGGAAAGCATCAACGCCCACCAGTTGGATCGCTTCCTCAACAAGATTCGCGAAAAACTGTGGGTCTTCCGCGAGAAGAAGATCGCCCTCTGGGGTCTCGCCTTCAAGCAGAACACCGACGACGTCCGCGAGTCCGTGGCGATCAAGCTCGCCCAGAAGATGCTCAAGGAAGGGGCCATCCTCGCCGCGACCGACCCGGAAGCGATCGAGACCGCCAAGAAGTTCGGCGAACTGGATGGTGACATCACCTACCACACCGATCTCTACGAGACCCTCGACGGTGCCGACGCCCTCGTCATCGCCACCGAGTGGCCGGCCTTCGCGAAGATCGACCTCACCGAGATCAAGAAGCGCATGCGCACCCCGCTCGTCTTCGACGGACGCAATCTTCTCGATCCGAAGGACGCCTCCGCCGCCCAACTCGAGTACTACTCGATCGGCCGGTAA
- the rsmB gene encoding 16S rRNA (cytosine(967)-C(5))-methyltransferase RsmB, giving the protein MKSPRRAAVSILRAWSKGHAYAENLIERHASRNDLSSADRALLNAIVLGVLRNLRLLDHWIAGLRKGKLDDETRDILRVGLCQLLILQLPDHAAVFETVELGKSSVRGLINAVMRRAATNRKELLDTAPLPPEVRHSHPDWLCKRWQQIFGKDEAEALMAFNNGAAPVIARLNPLVKEPVSLPENASTEDMPEGFLRIEGPIPGELLAKGAIYIQDPATRHSVELLDPKPGERILDACAAPGGKAFLIAAAQGSGKDLVCTDSNEKRLPRLRDNLKRLHCADAEIDVHDWSQPAPEKWHGAFDAILLDVPCSNTGVFRRRVDVRWRLQQKDIGDLTKLQRQIIDNALPCLKPDGRLVYSTCSIEPEENEDLILALLAEEPSLRLEKSHQVLPQLDGTDGAYAALLKKTL; this is encoded by the coding sequence ATGAAATCACCCCGCCGCGCCGCCGTTTCCATTCTCCGCGCTTGGTCAAAGGGCCACGCCTACGCCGAGAACCTGATCGAGCGGCACGCCTCCCGGAATGACCTTTCCTCGGCGGACCGTGCCCTCTTGAACGCGATCGTGCTCGGCGTGCTGCGGAACCTTCGTCTGCTGGACCACTGGATCGCCGGGCTGCGGAAGGGCAAACTGGACGATGAAACCCGCGACATCCTGCGCGTGGGCCTCTGCCAGCTCCTCATTCTCCAGCTTCCCGATCACGCCGCGGTCTTCGAGACCGTGGAACTCGGCAAGAGCTCCGTGCGCGGACTCATCAATGCGGTGATGCGCCGCGCCGCAACGAACCGGAAGGAACTTCTGGATACCGCCCCCCTGCCTCCCGAGGTCCGCCATTCCCATCCTGATTGGCTCTGCAAACGCTGGCAGCAAATCTTCGGAAAGGACGAAGCCGAAGCCCTGATGGCTTTCAATAATGGCGCGGCACCGGTCATTGCGCGGCTCAATCCCTTGGTGAAGGAACCTGTTAGCCTGCCGGAGAATGCCAGCACGGAAGACATGCCCGAAGGCTTCCTCCGCATCGAGGGCCCCATCCCGGGGGAACTGCTCGCAAAGGGCGCGATCTACATCCAAGACCCGGCCACCCGTCATTCCGTCGAGCTTCTCGACCCGAAGCCGGGCGAGAGGATCCTCGACGCCTGCGCAGCCCCTGGTGGCAAGGCCTTCCTCATCGCGGCTGCCCAAGGCAGCGGCAAGGATCTGGTCTGCACGGACTCCAATGAGAAGCGCCTGCCCCGCCTGCGCGACAATCTGAAGCGTCTCCATTGCGCGGACGCAGAGATCGATGTCCACGATTGGAGCCAGCCCGCCCCGGAGAAGTGGCACGGTGCCTTCGATGCGATCCTGCTGGATGTGCCCTGCTCGAATACCGGGGTTTTCCGCCGCCGCGTCGACGTGCGCTGGCGCCTCCAGCAGAAGGACATTGGCGATCTCACCAAGCTCCAGCGCCAGATTATCGACAATGCCCTCCCTTGCCTGAAGCCAGACGGACGACTGGTGTACTCCACCTGTTCGATCGAGCCGGAAGAGAACGAGGACCTGATCCTGGCACTTCTCGCGGAAGAGCCTTCACTGCGCTTGGAGAAGTCCCATCAGGTACTTCCTCAACTTGATGGCACGGACGGCGCCTATGCCGCGCTTCTCAAAAAGACTCTCTGA
- a CDS encoding tetratricopeptide repeat protein encodes MNLRLLPTVAACAIVSTASSIAGELDDFLRSNAAKFPLIKLERGEEEPFAKVHTLPGPAEALPFKDRFYSGYRFTVPDWLDGSVLWIFSIKGPEEEAEKPFSWFILSEEDDGSKFQLSRSRWATDHRFPFFKKQFPGFESFYEQYFGMDQLKKSKNYIVWFAFTEKERPEVRFALTVRSTKGLREYGTLPTGISSRGPGTSINLANAPKARPPRQMAKEAAEIYKKSGAAAARAFLEKEFEAFLKTGEPFYDFYVGVWREAQTGGGRVEAEWAAEAFGWLQEKCLAIGAVDSAEELVANTAGSMINANRYGAARQSLAPFFTAMGRRSVSLDPSLLKDLGPGLTLLPEVRKRKIPVRSVRPMLSIEPDGWVNATAAFPDSFDKNLQSYANLEAQAGQWKKALEQYLWICSWAEFMYGKEGFEIEEGWFSARQALAETLQNLGLNEAADLEFETILTKDWTDIYRGRTLNVAKSSRIEIKIDQGQAQESMLAELDALVEEAKKNPYSNRLSWERIEITKAKCLASLGRTEEADKLLSDLIKGKNRHALITRIGIRLEANRLENLEQELVTVLESSREWGKKIEEAKIYSLYADFLEKSGRLEESLAMRREAIRLMKGFDLFAFLPVELARLSTSLSRCGDTSSAKLAAAEAQALVTKPERIPDRIAKQVNSIIEAASSLKPASAETKKVFVDLQPQHAVVVPLEGNPVRGRLTLANPSTQAVEGTLGFDGMPVDVSFDAASGEALAKLGTGGALDRVNKLRIDPGSYVQIQLSADAKNPPKGELTVWWSSPGQDDRKSLWTFDTAEEGVSSAVIDAGEFKRNAFYGVPIHHHYQNASGTLATLRAVTSVPARVEIYDAADKPVSVDMNGNGNFTESGDSIFTDGDADGNPDLTMEAGEAILRLQVFPIGEIPPDGMKVSVEALVDGKWLPFSEDRIVP; translated from the coding sequence ATGAATCTTCGTCTCCTCCCGACGGTCGCGGCCTGCGCGATCGTTTCCACCGCGTCGTCAATCGCAGGCGAACTTGACGATTTCCTGAGGTCCAATGCCGCAAAATTTCCTCTGATCAAGCTAGAGCGCGGCGAAGAAGAACCTTTTGCCAAAGTCCACACCCTCCCCGGCCCTGCCGAGGCACTTCCCTTCAAGGATCGATTCTACAGCGGCTACCGCTTCACCGTGCCCGACTGGTTGGACGGATCCGTTCTGTGGATCTTCAGTATCAAAGGCCCGGAGGAAGAGGCCGAGAAGCCATTCAGCTGGTTCATCCTTTCCGAGGAAGATGATGGCTCCAAATTCCAACTCAGCCGCTCGCGGTGGGCAACCGACCATCGCTTTCCCTTCTTCAAAAAGCAGTTCCCCGGTTTCGAATCCTTCTACGAGCAGTACTTCGGGATGGATCAGTTGAAGAAGTCGAAGAACTACATCGTGTGGTTCGCCTTCACTGAAAAAGAGCGGCCCGAGGTCCGCTTCGCGCTCACAGTTCGTTCGACCAAGGGTCTCCGTGAATACGGCACCTTGCCAACCGGCATCTCAAGCCGTGGCCCGGGAACAAGCATAAATCTCGCCAACGCTCCGAAGGCACGACCTCCGCGCCAGATGGCGAAAGAAGCAGCCGAGATCTACAAGAAATCCGGTGCTGCCGCCGCTCGCGCCTTTCTCGAAAAGGAATTCGAAGCCTTCCTGAAAACTGGAGAACCTTTCTACGACTTTTACGTCGGCGTCTGGAGAGAAGCCCAGACCGGGGGTGGGCGCGTCGAAGCCGAGTGGGCAGCCGAGGCTTTTGGTTGGCTTCAAGAGAAGTGTCTTGCCATCGGCGCCGTCGACTCGGCGGAGGAACTGGTAGCCAATACAGCAGGCTCGATGATAAATGCCAACCGCTATGGTGCCGCCCGGCAATCGCTGGCCCCCTTCTTCACAGCCATGGGCCGCCGATCCGTTTCCTTGGATCCATCACTATTGAAGGATCTCGGCCCGGGCCTCACCTTGCTGCCGGAGGTGCGGAAACGGAAAATCCCTGTCAGGTCCGTCCGTCCCATGTTGAGCATCGAACCAGATGGCTGGGTGAACGCGACTGCCGCCTTCCCGGACTCCTTCGACAAGAACCTCCAGTCCTACGCCAATCTGGAAGCTCAGGCCGGCCAGTGGAAAAAGGCCTTGGAGCAGTATCTCTGGATCTGTTCCTGGGCCGAATTCATGTACGGCAAGGAGGGCTTCGAAATCGAAGAAGGCTGGTTCAGCGCTCGCCAAGCCCTAGCTGAAACGCTTCAGAACTTGGGGCTGAACGAGGCGGCGGACCTGGAGTTTGAAACCATCTTGACGAAGGATTGGACAGATATCTACCGCGGTCGCACCCTGAACGTCGCGAAGTCTTCCCGAATCGAGATCAAGATCGATCAGGGGCAAGCGCAGGAATCGATGCTCGCGGAACTCGATGCTTTGGTAGAGGAGGCGAAAAAGAACCCTTACTCCAACCGGCTGTCATGGGAGAGGATCGAAATCACCAAGGCGAAGTGCCTCGCTTCATTGGGCCGCACCGAAGAAGCAGACAAGCTTCTATCCGATCTGATCAAAGGAAAGAACCGCCATGCCCTGATCACCCGCATCGGAATTCGCCTCGAAGCGAACCGCCTGGAGAATCTTGAGCAGGAACTCGTCACCGTACTCGAGAGCTCCCGTGAGTGGGGAAAGAAGATCGAAGAAGCGAAGATCTACTCCCTCTACGCCGACTTCCTCGAAAAGTCCGGCCGCTTGGAGGAGTCCCTCGCCATGCGTCGCGAGGCCATTCGCCTGATGAAGGGCTTCGATCTCTTCGCCTTCCTACCGGTGGAACTCGCGCGGCTTTCCACCTCGCTCAGCCGTTGCGGCGATACCAGCAGCGCAAAGCTGGCTGCGGCCGAAGCCCAAGCCCTTGTCACCAAGCCCGAGCGTATTCCAGATCGGATCGCGAAGCAGGTTAACTCCATCATCGAAGCTGCGAGCTCGCTGAAACCGGCCTCGGCGGAAACAAAGAAAGTCTTCGTCGATCTCCAACCCCAGCACGCCGTGGTTGTTCCACTCGAAGGCAATCCGGTCCGCGGGCGCCTGACCCTGGCCAATCCATCCACGCAAGCCGTGGAGGGCACGCTCGGCTTCGATGGCATGCCGGTGGATGTCAGCTTCGATGCCGCCAGCGGTGAAGCACTCGCGAAACTCGGCACCGGCGGTGCGCTCGACCGCGTCAACAAGCTTCGCATCGATCCCGGCAGCTATGTTCAAATTCAGCTCTCTGCGGACGCGAAGAATCCCCCCAAGGGAGAACTCACCGTGTGGTGGAGCTCTCCGGGGCAAGATGACCGCAAGTCTCTCTGGACCTTTGATACCGCGGAAGAAGGCGTTTCTTCCGCCGTGATCGATGCCGGGGAGTTCAAGCGGAATGCCTTCTACGGCGTGCCGATCCATCACCACTACCAAAACGCATCCGGCACTTTGGCCACGCTGCGGGCAGTCACGTCCGTACCAGCCCGCGTGGAAATCTACGATGCCGCGGACAAGCCCGTATCCGTGGATATGAACGGCAACGGCAACTTCACGGAATCCGGCGACAGCATCTTCACCGATGGGGATGCCGACGGGAATCCCGACCTGACCATGGAGGCAGGGGAAGCGATTCTCCGCCTGCAAGTGTTCCCCATCGGAGAGATCCCGCCCGATGGCATGAAGGTCTCCGTCGAAGCCTTGGTCGATGGCAAGTGGCTACCCTTCTCCGAGGACCGGATCGTTCCATGA